Proteins co-encoded in one Brassica rapa cultivar Chiifu-401-42 chromosome A02, CAAS_Brap_v3.01, whole genome shotgun sequence genomic window:
- the LOC103854778 gene encoding protein ENHANCED DISEASE RESISTANCE 2-like has product MNQSESSAKTNNTKPAVTGETSTVPTSTVPEWITETINGGSFRQVNLHTGINGWASPPGNVFSLRSANYFTKKQKSPGGDYLLSPAGVDWLKSTSKLDNILSRPDNRVAHALRKAQSRGESQNSFIFAVNCELSGKEHYHMVLYFATEEPLPSDSPLQRFIDGDDTYRNQRFKIVSQVVKGPWVVKAAAGQFGAFLVGKTVKCNYYKGSNYFEIDVDTGSSAIMSAVVRLLLGYTKNFMADIGFVIEAKGEDELPERLIGGASRAGLQGGTSSATAPGPSPCPPL; this is encoded by the coding sequence ATGAACCAAAGCGAAAGCTCCGCAAAAACTAATAACACCAAACCGGCCGTAACCGGAGAAACGTCCACCGTACCAACGTCCACCGTACCGGAATGGATAACCGAGACCATCAATGGTGGATCATTCCGCCAAGTAAATCTCCATACCGGAATCAACGGCTGGGCTTCACCTCCAGGCAACGTCTTCTCTCTCCGCTCCGCTAACTACTtcaccaaaaaacaaaaatctccCGGCGGAGACTACCTCCTCTCTCCCGCCGGCGTTGACTGGCTCAAATCCACTTCAAAACTCGACAACATCCTGTCTCGTCCCGACAACCGTGTGGCCCACGCGCTCAGAAAAGCCCAGTCACGTGGCGAGTCGCAAAACAGCTTCATCTTCGCCGTGAACTGCGAACTTTCAGGCAAGGAACACTACCACATGGTGTTATACTTCGCGACGGAAGAGCCTCTTCCCTCAGACTCCCCCCTCCAACGTTTCATCGACGGAGACGACACGTACCGTAACCAGAGATTCAAGATAGTGAGCCAAGTCGTGAAAGGTCCTTGGGTGGTTAAAGCGGCGGCAGGGCAGTTCGGGGCGTTTCTTGTCGGTAAGACCGTGAAGTGTAACTATTATAAAGGGTCTAACTACTTTGAGATCGATGTGGATACAGGTAGCTCGGCGATCATGTCTGCGGTTGTACGGCTTCTGTTGGGGTATACCAAGAACTTTATGGCCGATATAGGCTTTGTTATCGAGGCAAAAGGAGAGGATGAGCTGCCGGAGAGACTGATCGGGGGTGCTAGCAGGGCCGGCTTACAAGGGGGGACAAGCAGTGCGACCGCCCCGGGTCCGAGTCCGTGTCCCCCCTTGTAA
- the LOC103854779 gene encoding uncharacterized protein slr1919-like: MRNVVVVIAFRHHRRVSPPKRIITSRGDKRIGFNHGGCLWRGRDDANISWISPFYLQHRTYSREFTSVHGGRPTAEYAKLRRESLESEFGEALGTYSTKSFSAAYRFGPFLALYRAAIISFHVVKLAFWQLFVRDMRKRAVKFRETLISLGPFYIKLGQALSTRPDILPSIYCQELSKLQDQIPPFPTSVAMRCIEEQLGAPVSKLFADISPKPVAAASLGQVYKGHLHSGQLVAIKVQRPGMSILLTRDALLFHMIGGQLKRFAKARKDLLVAVNEMVRHMFEEIDYVREAKNAERFASLYSFDSGNDQIGDNAGARNMSRNHRAENIKVPKIHWNFTRTAVLTMEWVDGIKLTDEITLKRASLDRRDLIDQGLSCSLKQLLEVGFFHADPHPGNLVATKEGSLVYFDFGMMGNIPRHYRVGLIQILVHFVNRDSLSLANDFLSLGFLPEGVDIQAVSNALRSSFGSSTRISQDFQGVMEQLYDVMYEFNFSLPPDYALVIRSLGSLEGTAKILDPEFKVIESAYPFVIGRLLADPSPDMRKILRELVICNDESIRWNRLERLVAAISEQASATSGESPEDKTLKKSSELKSFDMNSVVSATEDLLLFILSEKGQRVRVFLLQDIIRVVDIFLEEEALYSNLKKKQTINLREEGTMKRVRNGFKGLSEAVKLAPGMWTAMLLRMSRKPEVHSYALDIVYALSSHFGHKVPHTFWILLSKLLHRNK, encoded by the exons ATGAGGAATGTCGTCGTCGTCATTGCTTTCCGCCATCACCGCCGCGTCTCGCCGCCCAAGAGAA ttATAACTTCACGTGGTGACAAACGTATTGGCTTTAACCATGGGGGCTGCTTATGGAGAGGGAGGGATGATGCGAATATATCATGGATTTCACCATTTTACTTGCAACACAGAAC GTATTCGAGGGAGTTCACGAGTGTTCACGGTGGAAGACCGACGGCGGAGTATGCAAAGTTGAGGAGAGAATCTCTTGAAAGTGAATTTGGAGAAGCTCTTGGAACGTATAGCACGAAAAGTTTCTCTGCAGCGTATCGTTTTGGGCCCTTTTTGGCGTTATATAGAGCTGCAATTATTTCGTTTCATGtggtgaagcttgcattttggCAGCTCTTTGTAAGGGATATGAGGAAACGTGCTGTCAAG TTTCGTGAGACTCTTATCAGCTTGGGGCCTTTCTACATTAAG CTTGGACAGGCGCTGAGCACGAGACCAGACATATTACCCTCTATTTATTGTCAGGAGCTTTCAAAATTGCAG GATCAAATTCCTCCATTTCCAACTAGTGTTGCCATGCGATGTATTGAAGAGCAACTGGGTGCTCCGGTGTCGAAACTTTTTGCAGATATCAGTCCTAAGCCTGTTGCTGCTGCATCTCTGGGCCAGGTATACAAAG GTCATCTGCATTCTGGACAGTTGGTAGCTATTAAGGTTCAAAGACCTGGAATGTCAATATTGCTAACACGTGATGCCCTCTTATTCCATATGATCGGGGGACAACTCAAACGATTTGCCAAAGCCCGTAAGGATCTTTTGGTAGCAGTGAATGAGATG GTCAGGCATATGTTTGAAGAAATAGATTACGTTCGAGAGGCAAAAAATGCAGAACGATTTGCTTCTTTATATTCTTTTGATTCAG GGAATGATCAGATTGGTGATAACGCTGGAGCTAGGAATATGTCCAGGAACCATAGAGCAGAGAACATTAAAGTTCCTAAAATACACTGGAATTTTACGCGAACCGCGGTTCTCACAATGGAATGGGTTGATGGCATAAAACTAACAGATGAAATTACGCTGAAAAGGGCTTCTCTTGATAGAAGGGACTTGATTGATCAG GGCCTCTCCTGTTCGTTAAAGCAGCTGCTTGAGGTTGGATTCTTTCATGCTGATCCGCACCCAGGAAATCTTGTGGCTACTAAAGAAGGGTCTCTTGTTTATTTCGACTTCGGGATGATGGGGAATATCCCACGCCATTACCGTGTGGGACTTATTCAAATT CTGGTGCATTTTGTCAACCGTGACTCTCTAAGTTTGGCGAATGATTTCCTTTCCTTGGGATTTTTACCTGAAGGGGTCGATATACAAGCAGTTTCAAATGCTTTGCGTTCCTCCTTTGGTTCTAGTACTAGAATTTCACAAGATTTCCAG GGGGTGATGGAACAATTATATGATGTTATGTACGAGTTCAATTTTTCGCTGCCTCCAGATTATGCTCTGGTGATAAGATCCCTTGGTTCGCTAGAAGGCACTGCAAAGATTCTTGATCCAGAATTTAAAGTGATCGAGAGCGCGTATCCATTTGTTATTGGGAGGCTATTAGCAGATCCAAGCCCAGACATGAGGAAAATACTAAGGGAACTTGTCATTTGTAACGATGAATCAATAAGGTGGAATCGCCTTGAACGCCTA GTAGCAGCAATATCCGAACAGGCCTCTGCAACTTCCGGAGAGTCTCCAGAAGACAAAACACTGAAGAAATCATCAGAACTTAAATCATTCGACATGAATTCAGTAGTGTCCGCGACAGAGGATCTGTTATTGTTCATATTATCAGAGAAAGGGCAGAGAGTTAGGGTCTTCCTTCTTCAGGACATAATCAGAGTGGTTGATATATTCCTGGAAGAAGAGGCTCTTTATTCCAACTTGAAGAAGAAGCAGACCATCAATCTCAGG GAAGAAGGGACAATGAAAAGAGTGAGAAATGGATTCAAAGGTCTGAGCGAGGCCGTGAAGCTAGCACCTGGAATGTGGACAGCAATGCTTCTACGGATGTCAAGGAAACCTGAGGTTCATAGTTATGCTTTAGATATTGTTTATGCATTGTCGTCACATTTTGGACACAAAGTGCCTCACACTTTTTGGATCCTTTTATCCAAACTGCTCCATCGCAATaagtaa